The nucleotide sequence GCGTTTTTAACCACTGGCTTAAAATTGTTAACATCAAAACTTTCGGCAAAAGTTATAGCTGTATAGCCTTCTTGTTCAATTCCTTTTTTAACCTGTTCCAATATAAATTTATAACCACCTTCAGTTTCTTCGGTTTGAAGGATTACAAAATCTTTTCCTTCGTATTGAACGATAGCTTCAGAGGCAATTGCATTTTGCTTATTGGTACCGCTTTCTATCCAAGCTTTTACGTACATACCGGGCAAAAGGCCTTTCTCGTCCCCTTCATTTATATGGGAATAAACCGGTGTCATACGGTCAATACCAGTGGCTTTTCCAATTAAGAAAACCTCGGCAGTGCGGTCAAAAGTATTGTCATTGGAAAGGGAAAACTTAACGGTTTGGCCAACCTCTATAGTTTCTAAATCCTTTTCAAAAGCATTTAATGCCAAATGAACATCGTTTAAATTAACTAGTTCAAATAGAACATCCTGTGGCGATACATAATCCCCAATATTTACATTGCTTGCCTTCACAAAACCTGTAATTGGAGCATAAAGGTTTGCAGTTCGCGATATATTGCCGTTTTGTACAGAATTCTTACTGATTCCAGCAAGCGCAAGTTGTTGTTCATATGCCTTAACCCGCCCTTGTGTTATTCTATAATCTGAAGAAACCTGTTGAAACGTTTTTGCAGAATTTATGTCTTCTTCCCGCAATTGTTTTTGGCGGTTATATTCTTCTTCAAGAAATTGGAGTTTGCTTAAACTTTCCAAATAATCCTGTTGGATTTGGATAAATTCAGGATTTTCAATTGTGGCCAAGACTTGGCCTTTTTTAATCTCTTCACCAGGTAGTCTCCCTGCAGTTTTTAAATAACCTCCTAAAGGTGCAGATACAGAAGCCATACTTTCAGGCTCTACATCAATGACTCCATTCAGTTTGATAATATTACTAAGATTTCTCATTTCAATCTCCCCGGTTTCAATTCCGGCAAGATTGTATTGGTCTTTGGTAAAAGTGATTTGTTTGGATCCGTTTGCAACTGGTTGTTCTTCTTTTATCGAAGATTTTTCGGAAGATTCCATTTTTTCGGAATCCTTGTTGCCACAAGCCACTATGAATAGGCTAGATAAAATGAGCAGCGATATTTTTGTTCTAAATTGAATTTTCATTTTTATATATTTTAATGTGAAATCACTTTTTTACAAGCCCAATAAGGCTTCGATTACTATGATAGACTGGTTATATTGATAAAGTGTGTTTAAATAATCTGTTTGAATACTATTCGCCAAAGTGAGGTTTTGCAGGTATTGCGTGTAAGAAACATCTCCACTTTTAAAGCTCTTTTCTGAATTGTTAATAATAAGTTCCGCCTGTGGCAACGCTTCATTTTGATAGTAACTCAAAGTTCCCTGAAGTTTGTAATATTCTTGTAACAAATTTTGTAGTTCCCCTTGTAACTGGGTTTGGTTCAACTCAATTTGAGATTGGGCGATCTCCTCTTCAATTTTTGCTGCCTTGATCTTGGAACGATGCCCCCCAGGAAAAATGGGAATTGCAACCCCTACCTGAAAGGATGAAAATAAGTCATCATCACTAAAATTTTGGTTTGCTAACCCGCTACTTTGAGCATTATTAAAGGTTTGGCTGTTATAACCGAACATAATATCAGGTAAAACTTTGTTCCTTTCCACATTTGTCTCCCGTTTTCTTACCTCTAATTGTTGTTTTAGATAGGCGTAAAACGGGCTTTGTTCTACAGATTGACTTTCAATATCGAAATTTATCTCACTAGGGATTAATTCAGTGGATTTAACACTAATATTCTCCTTAGTGTTCAAGACTACTTGTAGTCGGTTTTGTGCGATTCTCAAATCGGCTTCGTTCTGTTGAAGCTTATTTTTTATTTGCATCGATTGAGCTGCTGAGGTTACGCTTTCCAATTTTGTGGATTCTCCTGTTTTATAACGCATCAAACTTGACTTATTCAGATTGCCGTAAAGGCTATCTTGACGTTGTAATAATCGTTTATTTTCCATTAAAAACACAGTTCTTAAATAGGCAGCTTTTACATCGGCAATTAGTCTATTTTCTTCTATAACTTTCAGTTGCTCACTACTATTGACCTTAGCTTTCGCAAGCTTGAACTGACTGGTATAAACTGTAGGAAAATTGATTCGTTGCGTAACACCATAAAGATTATCTTTTACCGCAGGCGTATTAAATTCGCCGCCTGAGTAGGAAAATTCTGTTTTAGGAATGCTTATCGCGCCATACTTTCCTGTTTCTTCAACATCTATTTCATATTGCGCAATCTTAATTCGGTTATTGTTTTTAAGTGCAAGTTCAATAGCCTCAGGTAATGTAAGTTCACGCTCCTGTATTTGGTTAATTTCTTGTGCTTGAAGCTGCATTGCCGGAAAGAATAAGCCTCCAATGACGATTAAAGTAGCTAATTTCTTTCTTCCGAAATTGAATTTAGCTTTTCTATCAGTAAAATAAATGTACAGAACGGGTAGAACGATTAGCGTTAATGCAGTTGCCGTAATCAAGCCACCAATAACCACTGTAGCCAATGGCCTTTGTACTTCTGCACCGGATGAATTTGACAATGCCATAGGTAAAAACCCTAATGCTGCAACGGTAGCAGTCATTAGTACTGGTCTCAATCTCACGCGTGTTCCTTTAAGGACACGTTCATAAATATCAGTTACACCTTCTGCATCTAGCCTGTTGAATTCTGCAACCAATACGATACCGTTTAAAACGGCCACACCAAATAATGCAATAAATCCGATTCCAGCCGAAATACTGAATGGTAAATCTCTTATGATTAGTGCAAAGACACCTCCAATAGCAGATAACGGGATCGCCGAAAAAATAAGCAAACTTTGTTTTATTGAGCCAAAAGCAAAATAGAGCAAAATTAAAATCAGCAACAAGGCTACTGGTAAGGCGATCATCAATCGTTGATTGGCCTCTTGCAGGTTTTGAAATTGACCGCCATAGGTTACATAATAACCTGCTGGCATATCAACATTCGAAGCCATAATTTGTTTGATATCCTCAATGATACTTTGTACATCCCTATCACGTACATTGAAGCCAACAATAATTCGACGTTTTGCATTATCTCGCTGAATTTGTACAGGTCCGGGTTCAAAGGAAACGCTTGCTACTTCACTTAGCGGAATTTGCCTTCCTTCCGGGGTGCTCACATATAAATTCTGTACATCGGTAATATCAGTTCGGTAATCTTTATCCAATCGAACCACTAGATCAAAACGGCGTTCTCCTTCATATACAAGTCCAGCCGAAGTACCCGCAAACGCAGTTTCAATAGCATTGTTTACATCCTCGATATTCATCCCATATTGAGAAATCTTATCACGGTTCATTTGAATATTGATTTGTGGTAATCCAGTCACTTCCTCAACATACAAATCTGCAACTCCATCTACCGATTTTATTTTGCTCCCAACATTGCTGGCTAGATCTGAAAGAATATTAAGATCCTCGCCATAAATTTTGATTACAACATCTTGTTTTGCACCTGTCAAAAGTTCATTGAAACGCATTTGTATGGGCTGTTGAAAGCTAAAAGTAGCATTAGGGATTGTTGACAGGGATTCTTTCATCTCTGCTGCCAGTTCTTCTCTTCCGCCAGCTTTTGTCCATTCCGATTTTGGACTCAAAATAACCATCATATCTCCTGCTTCAATTGGCATAGGATCCGTTGGTATTTCTCCCGAACCGATTTTGTTCACTACTTGCAATACTTCATCTGGATATTCTTTTAATAGTATAGTTTGCGCCTTCTGAGAAACATCAATCATTTGGTCGATGGAACTTCCAACAGGAACTCGTGTCTCTACTGCAAAATCTCCTTCGTCCAACTGCGGAATAAACTCGCCCCCCATATTGGCAAATACTACTAGTGTAATAACAAATAACCCTATTGCCAATCCAATTACCAAAAGTTTTGCATGAAGCGCAGCTTTTATAATAGGATTATAAATTCGCTGAAAGAAATCCATCATTTTATCAGAAAAATTTCTTTTATGTTCCGTCTTTCGACCGAGTACCAGAGCAGACATCATAGGAACATAGGTAAGCGATAAAATTAATGCGCCCAGAATAGCGAACATTACCGTTTGCGCCATGGGGTGAAACATTTTCCCAGCTACCCCAGTCAATGCTAAAATAGGTAGATATACAATTAGAATAATTATTTGCCCGAACGCTGCAGAATTCATCATTTTTCCAGCAGATCGTTTCACTTCGGTATCCATCTGTTCAGAAGATAACTTTTCCACTCCGGCATACTTCTTTTTACCCGTATGGATCCCGAACATTACAGATTCAACAATAATTACCGCTCCATCTACGATAAGACCAAAGTCTATGGCACCCAAACTCATCAGGTTCCCCGAGACTCCAAAAAGTTTCATCATTGATATTGCAAAAAGCATTGAAAGAGGTATAACGGAAGCCACGATCAATCCACCCCTTAAGTTCCCCAGAAAGAGGATTAATACAAAAATTACAATCAACGCCCCTTCCGTAAGGTTGGTGGTTACCGTTCCTATCGCGCGATCCACCAATTTTTTCCTATCGAGATAAGGTTCAATAGTAACTCCTTCTGGTAAAGTTTCCTTAATCTGTTCAATTTTATCCTTAACAGCATTTATAACTGCAGAAGAGTTTGCACCTTTTAACATCATCACAATTCCCGTAACCACTTCGCCTTCTCCGTTTCGAGTAGCAGCTCCATATCGAACTCCGTGACCGAATTGAACTTTAGCAACATCCCTAACAAGTATTGGTGTTCCATTACTCACTTTAACAACTATCTTCTCTAGCTCTTGCAAATTATTCACGAGGCCTTCACTACGTATGAAATATGCATTGGGTCCCTTGTCGATATAAGCCCCACCGGTATTTTGATTGTTTTTTTCTAGCGCAGTAAAAATTTCTTCAATAGTAATATTCATACTTTGAAGTTTATTAGGATCTATAGCTATTTCATATTGCTTAACAAATCCACCAAAACCACTAACTTCCGCAACCCCAGGTGTTCCCAATAGCTGTCTTTTAATAATCCAGTCTTGTATTGAGCGTAACTCGGTAGCATCGTATTGATCCTCATACCCTTCTTCGGGATGTATTACATATTGATATATTTCACCCAAGCCAGTGGTAACAGGTGCCATTTCAGGCTCTCCCACACCTTCAGGTATATCTTTTGCTGCCAAAGACAAGCGTTCTTGAACTTGCTGTCGAGCCCAATAGAGATCAGTATCTTCTTCAAATACTATGGTCACAATGGAAAGCCCAAAACGAGAAAAAGATCGCATATCCTTTATACCAGGTATGCTTACCATTGTTTGTTCAACTGGAAATGTAACAAGTTGCTCCACTTCTTGTGCTGCAAGGGTAGGGGAAACTGTTATAACCATTACCTGATTATCTGTAATATCCGGTACGGCATCTATGGGTAATTGTGTTAAGGAATAGGTTCCCCAACCAATTAAGAATAAGGTTAATATTCCGACAACAAGTTTATTGTTGATCGAAAACTGAATGATTTTATCTAACATTATAGTAGAAGAATTTTAAGATGGAAAACGAAAATGGAAAACATCAAGAGCTGACCTTATAGGCCCTTGAAAAAAAGGCATATAGTTTTAATGCTAAAGATGAATTAGGGAAATAGTTATAACAAAGAATTATGTCATAACTAAATAGGGATATAAATATCATCAAGTTCAGTTGAAGCTTGAATAGTATATATCACCTTAAGAAATTAACAAGACGGAGGTCCCCGAAGGGTATGGGAAGGTAATGCTGAAAAATATGGAATTATAGGATAATCCCGAAAACGTTGCTTTTCAAAATTCGCGAACCAAATTTCTTGATTGTCAATGTGAACATTTAAAGGCGAGTTTTGAAAAATTTTAATTTTTACATCTAGATTTTTAACGGTGCCCGTTACATACTTTAAACTTCTTTCATTCAAGGAATGCTGGAAGTGCTCAAAAATATGGCCAAGCTCTAGATGTTCTTGAGCTATTTGTTGAGAACCTATTTCAGAAGCATTAGAAACGTGCTCAGCATCAATATGAGGTACGATGTCGTGACCTATCATATTGAAGGCTGCTGCAAAGAACAGTATATTTCTAAATAGCTTCAAAGCAATTGTTTGATAAAGCAGCGAATTTATGAAATTTTTTTTTACACTTTAAGTAAATATAAAGTGCAAAAATTTTAACAATTCGCAATCCCCTCTGATTTTATTATACACAGGGGATTACAAATTAGTTGTCTGTTATTAAAGCTCAATGCTCAAATAGCCTTTTTTCTGAAGTTGAAAATTATGCAACAAGCCATTGTCCACTACTACTAGCTCATGTGGAATATCTTCTTTATTGACTTTGAATTTTTTTAAAGATAATCCACAAACTACAATTTTTACGTGGGCTTTTTTTGCTTTTTCTATAAAGCTCTTCATCATTTCTTTATCTGTAAGGTTTTCAACAGTTTTTCCACAAATGATCGCTTGAAAATCGCCAAAACTCTTTCCATCTTCTTCCGCTAGAGCCTCTGCTGTTAAAATAATAGGCTGAAGTTGAGGGATCTTTTTTGTAAGCACTACATAATTATGTGAATGCTGTTCTTGTTTAGTAGTTTGTGCATTTAGAGAACTGGTAAATGTTAGTGCTAGAATAGTTAAACCTAAAATTAGCTTTTTCATAGTTATTTTTTTTGAAATGTTTGTATATCGTTTAATATAAAAAATAGCAATCCCCCTAAAATTGCAATATTCTTAAAAAGAGGGCCTAAAGTATGTATTTGTCCAACCTGCACGGTCAAGGTTATTGGAACTAAAACAGCCGCTAGTGCCATTGCAGCCCATTTGGTTTTATAACCAACTAAAAGCAAAAATCCTGCAATCATCATTATAACTCCAGATATGATTATTAAATATTCGGGATTGCCTAAAAAATAGGCAATTCCTTTAAACCTAGCTTGGTCAATTCGGTTTATAGTCTTTTCGAGGTTTAAAATATGATTAAAACTCGCCACCAAAAATATACCGCTCAATAAAATACGGAACAGCTGAACCGATCTATAGGAAACTGAAATAGTTGTTTTCATAAGATTCAATAGTTATTGTGAATAAATTTGTCTGGAAAATCAAATATTTCCAAACCTTTTATCAAGCATTATACTACTGAATATTTTGGAGGAGGATATAATTTTCCGGGATGTATACTTATAACCAATGGCCTTATATATACGAATTTCGTAAAATCCAGGTCTCGGGTTTCAGGAATTTCAATTTCTTCTGTAAACTGATAATTATTTGAACAGATCCTGGCCAGTTTCAAGATTTGAATTGGAGAGGAGGTTTCTATATTGTCGACCGTTTTATTCAAACTATTATGTTTCTTTTCACAGAAAGGATTAAGCAGAACTACCTCATCGGTTTTCAGTATTAAACCTATTATATCAGAATCTACCGTGATCAGCTTTCCTGAAAAAACCATCACCAGAACTATCGCTATATATTGTTTTCCGAGCATAAAAGTTTTCAAATATATATGATTTTACCTCTAATCCATGTAACTATTGTTACATAAAGATTATTCATGGAGCTTGTGTAACAATGGTTACCGAATGTCTATTCAAATAGCCTTATATTGAAAGGTAATAATCAAAAAGAAAGAAAATTATGGAATATTATTTTGCTAAAACAATAACTGGAGAATTTGAAGAAGTTATTAAAAAAGTTACAAATGAATTGGAAAAGGAGGGCTTTGGGGTATTAACGGAAATAGATATTAAAGCAACCTTGAAGAAGAAATTAGATGTCGATTTTAAGAAGTATCGGATTTTGGGCGCTTGCAACGCTCCTTATGCGTATAAAGCTTTAAAAGCGGAAGATAAGATAGGTGCCATGTTGCCTTGCAATGTGATTGTCCAAGAATTGGAAAATGGAAAAATCGAAGTCGCAGCAGTAAATCCAATGGCCTCCATGCAGGCTGTGGAAAATAAAGATTTAGAGAAAATCGCCAAGGAGATTGGACATAAATTAGAAAAAGTGATAAACCAAGTTTAAACTCTAAAATGAAAAAAAAGAGGATCAAGGGCATATAATGACCCTTCTACAAACAACAATATGTAAAATTTCATCTCCTGAATTTTTTTTCAAGATTTTTTATCCACTCTTTCAAATGTTTTTAACACTTGTATTTTTTTGGTATTCCTTGTCGATATTATAATCTTGGTCGTATACTGAAACTGCAATGTGATATGAAATGTTCGTTGAATTGATGGCAAAATTGAATAATTCATGGAGTTTAAGGTCAAATAAAATGTTTTAAAATTAATTAGAATGATTTCTTTAAAATCGCATTATTCTGTACCTATTCTGTACCCATTAGAAACAAGAAAGGCTCCACATTTCTGTGAAGCCTTGTCTTTCCTAGTAGCGGGAACTGGACTCGAACCAGTGACCTTCGGGTTATGAGCCCGACGAGCTACCTACTGCTCTATCCCGCGATATATCGTGAATTTCAAAATGTCAATTTTTGCGATCTCGTTGTTGATGTTTCCATCGTTATTGCTACGCTATCGGACTGCAAATATACAACACATTTCTACTTATACAAACATTTTTAAAAAAAATTATTCAGAAATCCAGTTCATCGCTTCCATCCTCTCTTGGTTCTCAAATGCTCTCACATCTGCCTTCATTACTAAGTCCTTAAAAATCATCGCGCTAGACATTCTTTTGAGATCAGACACCATTGCGATCTTAGAAAAATGTTTTGCATGATCTAATTTAAATATTAGATCTTTTAAAATATTAATCAATGAAATTGAATGTCCTTCGGTTATTTTTACGAATAAATTAATGGTTGGATGTGAATCTAGTTTATTTAAGATCTCCTCATGAATCTCGTCTAAAGTTTTAGTATCAATATCAGAATCTACCAAAATTCCAACTACTTGTTCTGAGAATTCAAATTTTGATATCATATACACTATTTATAATTCAATTTAAAAATAGTAATTTAAATACAGAATGATTTATAAATGTGTATTCATTAACATTTAGTTACTGTTCCAGGTTATTAACCTCAAAACCAGTAAGTTCATTATCTGAGAAAGAGACTGATATTTCTATAGGATTACAACATATCTCACAGTCTTCAACATAAGTTTGTCTAGTTACAGAGGTATCCAGTAACATAGAAATATCCTCCCAGCAATAGGGGCATTGAAAGAAATGTTCTAACATATTAAAGGTTTTATACTTAATTAGCTATAAAATTAAGCATCTTAACGCAGCAGAGCGAGAAGAATTTTTACAAATAAATCCTAAAATTAATTGAGCCGTCCAAAATCTTAAACCTTATAGCTCCAAGTTTAACAACTGCCCCGTTAATTGCAACACCTGTAATTCTGCAAGTTTGGCATCGTATTTTGCAAGATTCTTATTTGTTCTGGCATTAAGCAAATTGGTTTGAGCCTGACGAAATTCTATGGATGAGATCTGACCTAATTTAAATTGCTCCTGAGATCTATTAAAATTGTCTTCGTTGGTAATCACATTCTTCTCCTGCACTTCATAGATATATCGCTTATTTTGATAATTACCCCATGAGTTCGCAATATCTCGTTTAACCTCTAAAATAATTTGTTCTTTTAGGTATTGCTGATTCTCAAATCTAATTGAAGCGTTCTTAACGTTCGTTATAGTTCTTCCACTATCAAATAGATTCCATGTTAAATTTAAGCCCGCAGAATAGCCTCTAGATGTATTTGTTTGCACAAAAGAGGTAGAAGGAAGATTACTATTATTCCAACCATAAGAACCGGTAAGCCCCAGACTTGGAAGATATCCAGATCTACTAACTTTTATATCGTAATCTGTAATTTGGAGATTACTCTCTGCCTGCAATAGGCTCACATTGTTAAGATTGGAGGTCTTTATAAAATTCTCTATTTCTAACTCAGATAAAAAATTGATTGTGGTATCTATAGCAATAGACCTTAAGTCTTTTTGAGGCTCATTGAGTATTACCAGCAGATCTCGTTTCGTATTTTCTAGTTGCTGTTGTGTGTTTAACAATGTAATACTATCATTATTAACATCTACCTCCGCATTTAAGATGCCTAATCTAGAAGTCTGTCCATAATCAAATTGATACTGGGCTCTGGTAATACGCTGTTTAGAGATCTCTAACGTTTCATTGAGAACGCCTACATTTTCGGTTAGTCTTGCCACTTCAAAATACACGCTCATAAGCTGCAAAATGGTATTCTCTATGGTCTCTCTTGCCTCTAATTTGGTTAGTTTATATTGTTCCTTCAACTGCTTATAGGTATAGAACCTACCTAAGCCATCAAACAAGGTGTAATTTAAATTAAGCGAGGCATTGTAACGCTTAGTTTCTGCTCCATTCAAATTACGAGCTTCTCCCTCCTGAAATTGAGCTTCAATATCTTCATTGTTATAATTTGCACCAGCATTGGCAGTTACACTAGGCAAATAACCAGAATTTAAAATTCCTTGATTGTTATCTGCAATTTCAACCAGATTATTAGAACGTTGAATCCCAAAATTATTTTCTAAGGTTCTTTGTATTGCTTCTTCCTTGGTGAGCACTGTTGATTGTGCAAAAACATTTCCGCAAAAGATGAGCAAGATTAATGATAAGATAGGTTTAACTTGCCTCATGAACTTCTTCTTCTCTTTGTTCTTTAATAGCTCTTTCAACTTCCTCATTTTTCACTTTTTTTCCTGTAGCCAACCAAATACTACCCACTTTTATATTATTACTGATAGATAGAAATAGCGGTAGAAGCAGTAATGTTAAGATGGTTGCTATCCCAATTCCGTAAGCAATAGAAATTGCCATTGGTTTTAAGAACTGGGCCTGTCTACTTTTTTCAAATATTAAAGGAGCTAATCCTGCTATGGTGGTGATAGAAGTTAAAAATATAGCTCTAAATCTGGAGCGCCCGGCCTCATATAGCGCCTTTTCAAACTTCATTCCTTCCACTAAAAAACTATTGAACTTTCCTATAAATACCAATCCATCATTTACCATGATCCCTATTAAAGCAATGATACCCAGTGCTGATAATACGTTTATTGGGAACCCATGAATCCAATGCCCCCACGCTACTCCAATAACACTAAATGGTATCATAATCATAAGAAGTAAAGGCTGACTGTAACTTCTAAAAGTAAATGCGATGGTGGCATAAATAAGGAATAAGACAATAGGTAACACTTTATTTGCAGATGCACTTAATTTATTTGCCTCTCTATTTTGTCCTTCATAAGAAACAGACAATGAAGGATATTGTGCGAGTATATCTGGCATGATATTATCCTCAATATCTTGTAAAATCTCTGTAGCAGATCCATTTGGATCTTCCATATCTGCGCTTACCCGAATTTCTCTTTTCCCCTCTAAATGACTTATAGATTCTGTTCCTCTAACGATCTCATAAGTAGCGATCTCTCTAAACGGAACTCTATTTCCAGACGGAGTTATTAACCTATAATCATCTAATTGTGTGATAGAAGATCGAGCTTCTAGATCATAGCGTACCCATACTCTAATCTCATCCTGTCCGCGTTGAAAGCGTTGTGCTTGCGCTCCAAAAAAGGCATTTCTAACCTGCCTCATTACGTTGTTGAGATCCAAGCCTAGCGCATAGGCATTGTTCTTTAGCTTAATGTCTATTTCTTTAATTCCCTTTGGATCGCTGTCTGTAACATCTTTAAGCAATGAGTTGTTCTCAAAAATTTCTT is from Gillisia sp. Hel1_33_143 and encodes:
- a CDS encoding efflux RND transporter periplasmic adaptor subunit, translated to MKIQFRTKISLLILSSLFIVACGNKDSEKMESSEKSSIKEEQPVANGSKQITFTKDQYNLAGIETGEIEMRNLSNIIKLNGVIDVEPESMASVSAPLGGYLKTAGRLPGEEIKKGQVLATIENPEFIQIQQDYLESLSKLQFLEEEYNRQKQLREEDINSAKTFQQVSSDYRITQGRVKAYEQQLALAGISKNSVQNGNISRTANLYAPITGFVKASNVNIGDYVSPQDVLFELVNLNDVHLALNAFEKDLETIEVGQTVKFSLSNDNTFDRTAEVFLIGKATGIDRMTPVYSHINEGDEKGLLPGMYVKAWIESGTNKQNAIASEAIVQYEGKDFVILQTEETEGGYKFILEQVKKGIEQEGYTAITFAESFDVNNFKPVVKNAYSILSALRNSEEEE
- a CDS encoding CusA/CzcA family heavy metal efflux RND transporter, which gives rise to MLDKIIQFSINNKLVVGILTLFLIGWGTYSLTQLPIDAVPDITDNQVMVITVSPTLAAQEVEQLVTFPVEQTMVSIPGIKDMRSFSRFGLSIVTIVFEEDTDLYWARQQVQERLSLAAKDIPEGVGEPEMAPVTTGLGEIYQYVIHPEEGYEDQYDATELRSIQDWIIKRQLLGTPGVAEVSGFGGFVKQYEIAIDPNKLQSMNITIEEIFTALEKNNQNTGGAYIDKGPNAYFIRSEGLVNNLQELEKIVVKVSNGTPILVRDVAKVQFGHGVRYGAATRNGEGEVVTGIVMMLKGANSSAVINAVKDKIEQIKETLPEGVTIEPYLDRKKLVDRAIGTVTTNLTEGALIVIFVLILFLGNLRGGLIVASVIPLSMLFAISMMKLFGVSGNLMSLGAIDFGLIVDGAVIIVESVMFGIHTGKKKYAGVEKLSSEQMDTEVKRSAGKMMNSAAFGQIIILIVYLPILALTGVAGKMFHPMAQTVMFAILGALILSLTYVPMMSALVLGRKTEHKRNFSDKMMDFFQRIYNPIIKAALHAKLLVIGLAIGLFVITLVVFANMGGEFIPQLDEGDFAVETRVPVGSSIDQMIDVSQKAQTILLKEYPDEVLQVVNKIGSGEIPTDPMPIEAGDMMVILSPKSEWTKAGGREELAAEMKESLSTIPNATFSFQQPIQMRFNELLTGAKQDVVIKIYGEDLNILSDLASNVGSKIKSVDGVADLYVEEVTGLPQINIQMNRDKISQYGMNIEDVNNAIETAFAGTSAGLVYEGERRFDLVVRLDKDYRTDITDVQNLYVSTPEGRQIPLSEVASVSFEPGPVQIQRDNAKRRIIVGFNVRDRDVQSIIEDIKQIMASNVDMPAGYYVTYGGQFQNLQEANQRLMIALPVALLLILILLYFAFGSIKQSLLIFSAIPLSAIGGVFALIIRDLPFSISAGIGFIALFGVAVLNGIVLVAEFNRLDAEGVTDIYERVLKGTRVRLRPVLMTATVAALGFLPMALSNSSGAEVQRPLATVVIGGLITATALTLIVLPVLYIYFTDRKAKFNFGRKKLATLIVIGGLFFPAMQLQAQEINQIQERELTLPEAIELALKNNNRIKIAQYEIDVEETGKYGAISIPKTEFSYSGGEFNTPAVKDNLYGVTQRINFPTVYTSQFKLAKAKVNSSEQLKVIEENRLIADVKAAYLRTVFLMENKRLLQRQDSLYGNLNKSSLMRYKTGESTKLESVTSAAQSMQIKNKLQQNEADLRIAQNRLQVVLNTKENISVKSTELIPSEINFDIESQSVEQSPFYAYLKQQLEVRKRETNVERNKVLPDIMFGYNSQTFNNAQSSGLANQNFSDDDLFSSFQVGVAIPIFPGGHRSKIKAAKIEEEIAQSQIELNQTQLQGELQNLLQEYYKLQGTLSYYQNEALPQAELIINNSEKSFKSGDVSYTQYLQNLTLANSIQTDYLNTLYQYNQSIIVIEALLGL
- a CDS encoding DsrE family protein — protein: MKKLILGLTILALTFTSSLNAQTTKQEQHSHNYVVLTKKIPQLQPIILTAEALAEEDGKSFGDFQAIICGKTVENLTDKEMMKSFIEKAKKAHVKIVVCGLSLKKFKVNKEDIPHELVVVDNGLLHNFQLQKKGYLSIEL
- a CDS encoding CPXCG motif-containing cysteine-rich protein — its product is MLEHFFQCPYCWEDISMLLDTSVTRQTYVEDCEICCNPIEISVSFSDNELTGFEVNNLEQ
- a CDS encoding STAS/SEC14 domain-containing protein; amino-acid sequence: MISKFEFSEQVVGILVDSDIDTKTLDEIHEEILNKLDSHPTINLFVKITEGHSISLINILKDLIFKLDHAKHFSKIAMVSDLKRMSSAMIFKDLVMKADVRAFENQERMEAMNWISE
- a CDS encoding TolC family protein, whose product is MRQVKPILSLILLIFCGNVFAQSTVLTKEEAIQRTLENNFGIQRSNNLVEIADNNQGILNSGYLPSVTANAGANYNNEDIEAQFQEGEARNLNGAETKRYNASLNLNYTLFDGLGRFYTYKQLKEQYKLTKLEARETIENTILQLMSVYFEVARLTENVGVLNETLEISKQRITRAQYQFDYGQTSRLGILNAEVDVNNDSITLLNTQQQLENTKRDLLVILNEPQKDLRSIAIDTTINFLSELEIENFIKTSNLNNVSLLQAESNLQITDYDIKVSRSGYLPSLGLTGSYGWNNSNLPSTSFVQTNTSRGYSAGLNLTWNLFDSGRTITNVKNASIRFENQQYLKEQIILEVKRDIANSWGNYQNKRYIYEVQEKNVITNEDNFNRSQEQFKLGQISSIEFRQAQTNLLNARTNKNLAKYDAKLAELQVLQLTGQLLNLEL
- a CDS encoding DUF302 domain-containing protein, with amino-acid sequence MEYYFAKTITGEFEEVIKKVTNELEKEGFGVLTEIDIKATLKKKLDVDFKKYRILGACNAPYAYKALKAEDKIGAMLPCNVIVQELENGKIEVAAVNPMASMQAVENKDLEKIAKEIGHKLEKVINQV
- a CDS encoding DoxX family protein; the encoded protein is MKTTISVSYRSVQLFRILLSGIFLVASFNHILNLEKTINRIDQARFKGIAYFLGNPEYLIIISGVIMMIAGFLLLVGYKTKWAAMALAAVLVPITLTVQVGQIHTLGPLFKNIAILGGLLFFILNDIQTFQKK